TCGCTTGCTGGGATGTCAATGTTGTGGAGTCTCGTGCCACGCACGCTCCAGAAATTGCTGGACCATCTGCGCGTCATCGTTTTCCAGACCACTCACCTCCTGCTCCAGCAGTTTGATGGCCCGCCGGAAGGCCTGCCGGTCCAGGTCGGGCAGGCCCCGCTCGGTGTTCCAGCGCCGTAACTCGCAGGTCAGGACGGCCAGTTCCAGCGGATTGCCGCCAGCGAGGATCTCGGCGACGAGCCGCTGGCGTGCCGCCCACTGCGGCGGCAACTTCAACGTGCTGCCCTGCAACTGTGCCAGCAATTCCGGGAGGTCGTTCTCGGTCAGCGCGGCGCGCATCCCGGCGCTCTGGGGGGCGGCCACCGGGACATAGGCGCGGCTGGCCGTGTGTGCGAACTGGATTTCGTAATACTCGTACGAGTTTTCCCCGACGGGCCGTCTGCACGTGCCGCTGATTACCCCGAGGCCATAGGGGGGCAAGACCACACGGTCCCCCTGGGTGAAGGCCACCTGTGTCAAGACCAGACCTCCTGACGCCATAGTGCACAGATACAGTTGGGGGGCCAGGAGAAGGGCTGCGAATCGTTGACTGCCCTCAAGCCGGTGCTTTGGCTGACAGAAGTCGCCACCAGCAGATTTGGGGATCTCCTCCGCCATGCCAGAGCGGGCAACCGCTCTGGACGTCCCAGCCAAGCCTGATTGTGGTGCATAGGTTACAGTTTAGGCCAAAGCGATAAGGAATGCATTAGGGTTGCTTCATGGCGGTCTGGTAGACCGAACTGAAATCCGCGAATAGAGCAGATGCAAGCCAGGAATCGGTTGAAACTGGATGCCAATGAAAGAAGCCCATCCGACACCATTTCTCGACGGACTGGGCTTCAGGGGCAACATCCTGAACACGGGGCGGCGGAACCGCACCCGGTCAGGGCTTACAGCGTCCCTTTGAGGGTGCTGGCCACTTTGAAGCGGATTTTCTTGCCAGCGGGAATGGTGATTTTCTGGCTGGTGCCGGGCCGAACGCCCGTCCGCGCCACGGTCTGGGTCACGCTGAGGGTGCCCAGACCCGGAAGGCCGACGCTTTTGCCACCCTGCAGGGCCGTGACCACGCTCGTCAGGACGGCGGCGACCGCTTCGCCGGCCTGCTTTTTGTTCAGGCTGGTCTTGTCGGCCACCATGTCAATGATCTGGGTCTTGGCGATCTTGCTGTTGGCACTTCTTGTGGGTGTGGCTTTGGCGGCGGGTTTCGTGGCGGCTTTGGTGCTTTTTGCCATGGACAAACCTCCGGGCTCTGGATTGAGCAGATTGTTGGCTCAAATGCACCTTAACACACATTAATCAATCGTCAATACTCGGAACTGCTGTCTCACAAAGCCTTTCCGGTGATTCATGATGTCCCTCACCGGACAAAACAGCAATGAACCACCGTTTACTCCCTTACAAACGTCGATTCAGATGTGTTTTAAATGAGTAAAGAATTAAGGAGTGACTGGTTTGACGGACTTGAGGGACAGCAGGCGCGCCTGCCCTGACAGGGCCTCGAAGGTCCACAGCTTGCCGCGCAGGGGGTCACCGACGCCGCCTAGCACCTTGAGGGCCTCCTGAGCCATCAGGCTGCCCACGAGATTAGGCACCGGTCCGAGGACGCCCGTCTCATCGCAGGACGGGCCGTCGCCGGGGGTGGGAAACAGATCCCGCAGGCCCAGATGGGGGCCAAAGACGCTGACCATCCCGCTGCTGCCGCCCGCTGCTCCCCAGACCCACTCACGTCCGGCCCGTGTGCAGGCGTCGGCGATGGCGTAACGCGTTTCGAAGTTGTCAGTAGCGTCCACGACGAGCGTAACGCTGGGCACCAGGCGGTCCAGATCATGGCCGTCCAGTCTGGACGCCACCTGCACCTGGACGAAGGGATTGAGGGCCTGTGCCCGCGCCGCGGCGATCTCGGCCTTGAGGCGGCCCACGTCGGCGGCCGTGAACAGCGTCTGGCGGTGCAGGTTGCTCACCCCCACCGTGTCGCCGTCCGCAATCACCAAGCGTCCTACGCCAGCTCCGGCCAGCTGCAAAGCCACGGGGCCGCCCAGTCCACCCGCGCCCACCAGCAGCACGCTGGCGTGTCGCAGCCGCTCCTGGGCTCCGGCCTGCAGCCACTCTGGAACGAGCAGCTGCCGTGAGTAGCGCCTCAACTCCTCACGCGAGAGTTCCCCTTGGGCCGGGGCCTGGAGTTCCTTCAGCGCCCGGACGCTGCTTTTTGCGGCGGTCATTGGGCCGAGTGTAATGGAGACTGGACGGCGACGGAGGCCGCCGCTTCACAGTCCAGCGGTTCTGGGCCGCCGCGTGCGGCTGCGCCTGTCCCGGCTGCGGCGCTGCCCTACAATGCGGCCCGTATGTTAGCCCTGCTGGTTGCCGTCCTGTCCTACCTTCTGGGGTCACTGGTCACCGGCGTGCTGTACTCGCGGGCGCGCGGGGCCGATATTCTGGGGCGGGACCTGCCGGGCGGCAGCGGCACCTACCGGCAGTTTGGGCGCAACGCTGCCATTCTGGTGACCGCCGGGGACATCCTTAAAGGCGTGCTGGCCGCGCTGCTGGCCCGTGCGCTGATTCCTGAACAGACCTGGATCGCCACCCTGGCGGTCGTGCTGGGCCACTGTTATCCACTGTTCTTCCGGTTCCGCGGTGGCGGCGGCATTGCGCCTCTGATGGGCGCCCTGCTGGTGGTCGCCCCGCTGACCCTGCTGGGCACGCTGGCGCTTGGCCTGGCGCTGATCCCGCTGTACCGCGCCACCCTGCAAAGCCGCCTGAACCTGAATGCCGTGCCGTTTGCGACTGCCGTCGCCGTGCCGCTGGGCGTGCTGCTGAGCCTGCGTTACGGCGGTCTGGCCGATCTGCTGGCGGGGAGCGCCGCGATGGCCGTGCGGGCCGCGCATCTGCTGGCTGTGCCGGTGGCCCAGGGCGACAAACGATGAGGCGGCGGGACACCGGGGCGCGGCGGCGCGCGGCGCGGTTTCTGCTGGGCCTGCTGCCCGCCGTGCTGTGGGGGCCGGCCCAGGCCGTCCCGGTGTTGGAAGGCCGCACGTTGCGCTACGAGGACGGTTCCCGGCTGGTGTGGCAGCGCAGCTATCCGGCGGCGCTGGGGGACCTGAGCGGCCCGCTGGAGGTGGGCGGCGTGACGTATCTGGGGGTGGGACCGGAAGTGTACGCGTACACCGCGCGGGGCCGGGTGCTGGGCCGCGCCGATCTGCCCGGCGCCGTGACGTCCCTGGACGCGTCCGGAGGGGTGGTCCGGGTGACCACTGCGGGAGACGGCTACGCCGAGCGCTTCACGCTGGCCGGCGGCGCGGCAGGCCCCAGCGTGCAGGAACGGGTGGTCTTTCCGCCGGACCCCACCGTGACGCAGTGGCTGCTGCGTGCGGCCCAGGCGGTACCGGAGGCGGGCGTGCAGGCGGCGGCCAGCGAGGACCCCACCAACCCCTTCCTGCTGCTGCGGCTGGCCGAGCAGCGCCGCAGGGCAGGCGACAGTTACGCGGCCCTCAGCGCCGTGCGCCGTGCGCTGGGGACCAGCCTCCCGTTCCCGGCGTGGGTGCAACTGGCCGCCCGCCTGGACACGGCGGGGTATCCGGCGGCGGCTGATCTGGCGTTGGACCGCGCCCGCCGCGACGCCGCCGGGCGTGGACTGGACCCGGACGTGCCGGTCAGCCGGGCGGCCCTGGGCGCGTATGGCAACCCCAGCGCGTACCTGGGCACGCTGCTGGACCAGAACCGGCTGGCCCGCGCCGCCGCCTGGATAGGGTACCTGCGCGAGTTGCATCCGCGTTTCGAGGGCGGCCCGGCCCTGTACGCACGGTACGCGGGCATTCTGGAAGCCCAGGGCCGCGCCGGGGAGGCCGAGGAATGGCGGCAGTTCTCGCGCTCGCTGCGGACCGGGACCCTGTACAACCTCGGGGCGGATGGACTGGACACCGTGCGGGACGCCGCCCGTTTCCTGGTCCTGGCGCTACTGCTCAGCGTGGGCGCGGCCCTGGTGGTCCTGGCGGTGCGGGCGTGGCAACCCCAGGGGGAGGCCACCCGGCCGTTGGGAGGGCGGTTCCGGGCGTGGCTGCGCCGCCCGTTGGCCCGCTCCCGCTTGATCTCGGTGGCCTACGCCTCCCTGAGCGAGCGTTTCCTGCTGACCCTGTTGCTGGCCGGCCTGGTGGTCTCGCTGGGCGGGTGGCAGTGGGCCAATCTGGCCGGCGCGGCCCTGAGAAGTCCAGCGCTGAACATCGGCACCTACGGCGGGGGCTGGGGTGGGGCGGGGCTGGGGGACCTGAACCTGCGTCCCGGCCCCGACAGCGCCCTGCTGATCGCGCTGGCCTCGCAGCTGGACGGGGACGATTCGCTGGCCCGTCAGACCTACACCGGGGCGCTACCCGACGCCTGCGCCCTGAACAACCTGGGCGCGATCTCGCAGGCCCGCGGCGACGAGGCGCAGGCCCGCGAACAGTACCGCGCCGCGCTGTCGGCCCGCCCGGACCTGAGCGCGTCCGCCTTCAACCTGGGCCTGAACCCCGGCACGCCGGACAGCAGCTTCCAGCGGACGTACCGCCCCGGTCAGCCCCGGCTGTGCTACCCGGACCAACGCAGCCTGACCCGCGCCGTGACCGGTGACCTGAGCGTGACGCTGCGCCAGGCGCTGCTCCACCCGGCCCAGGTGCTGACCCCCGCGCCGGGCCGCAGCGCCCGCCTGGGCTGGGCGCTGCTGGGGGCGGCGCTGCTGAGCGCGCTGATGGCCCTGTCGCTGCTGCTGCCGCGCACAAGGCTGACCCCGGCGCAGGCCCGCGCGCCCCTGACCCGCGTGCTGGCCCTGCTGCTGCCCGGCAGCGGGCTGATGAACAGTCCGTGGGGCGGCATGTTGCTGCTGGCCTGGGCGGCCGTGCTCACGGCGCTGGCCCCCTGGAGCGGCCTGGTCACGTTTCCGGCGCTGCCGCTGCTGGCCTCCGGCGCCCTGCAGGGCGGCCTGATCGTTACGCTGGCCGTCATTTACATCCTGAACGCCGCCCTGCTGCTGACTGCCGAGGTCCGGCACTACCGCCACCAGCGTTGGAAAGCACGCGCCGACAGCTAGGCAGGCAGGCGGGAGGTGGTTTCTGGTGTCTGGGACGCCTCCAGCCGGCAACCATTGACGCCGCATTTAAAAAGTGACCCACCTTCCGCCCGCATGGTGTACCATGTGAGCCATGCTTTCCCCAGGAGAACTTCTTTAGTGCAGCTTGACTCTGGCGCGGTGGCCGAGGGCCGCGTAACCCGTGTGACCGATTTCGGCGCGTTTATCCAGTTCGAGAACGGCGAGACGGGCCTCGTTCACATCTCGCAGATCGCCCATTCGTTCGTGCGTAACATCCACGATCATGTGCGCGAGGGCGAGAACATCGAGGTCAAGGTGCTGGGCCGCGACGAGCGTGGTCGCCTGGACCTGTCGATCAAGGAGCTGCTCGAGGAGCCCGAGGAAGTGCCGCGCCCGCGCGCCATCGGGCGGCAGAGTCCGCAGTTCGAGGCCAAGCTGCGTTCCTTCATGCGCGACGCCAAGGAGCGCACCACCACCGGCGGCCCCAAGAAGCCGGGCGGCGGCGGCAAGCGCAAGAAGTAAGCCTGAGACACGCACTCCCGGTTCCCTATGGCCGGGAGCCTTGCTTTGTCTGAGGCTTTAACCGCCGTGTAACCGGGCCGCGCCACACTGCGGTCATGAAGAAGAACCTGTCTATCCTGGCCCTGTCGGGCACGCTGGCCCTCGGCGCGTTCGTGGGCTACGGCGTCAACGAACGTTCGGCCGCCCAGAACGCCGCGCCGGTTACGGCCGCTCAGACCACCCAGGGCCAGATGGTCCAGGCCCTGGCGACGCCGCCCCAGGCCCCGCTGACCCAGAGCTACGACGGCGGGCGCGCCCGCACCGAATCCGAGGCCAACACTGTGAACGTGGTCAAGGCGCGGCAGGGCGGGCTGGTCTACGTCAGCGTGACTGAAAAGGCAGACGCCTCGGCCAGTCCCCAGGCCCAGTTGCGCAAACGGATGCAGGAGCAGATGCCTTTCGGCTTTCCGTTCGGTGACGGTGCCAGTCCGTTTGGAGATGGCGGCGATGGCGGCGGCACGCCGCAACCCCAGACCGGCACGGGCAGCGGGTTCTTTGTGTCGAGTGCGGGCGACATCATCACCAACAACCATGTGGTGGACGGGGCCAGCGAGATCACCATCCGCGTTCACGGGGACAAGACCGAGTACAAGGCCAAGGTGATTGCCCGCGCGCCCGACTTCGATCTGGCGCTGATCCGCGCCGAGGGTCTGCCCAAGAACCTGATCCAGCCGATTCCGCTGGGCGACAGCAGCCAGCTGGACGTGGGCCTGAAGGCGGTGGCGATGGGCGCGCCCTTTGGTCTGGACTTCAGCGTCTCTGAGGGCATTATTTCCAGCCTGGAGCGCACCGCCCCGGTGGGCATGCAGGGCATCAAGCAGAGCCTGATCCAGACCGACGCGGCGATCAACCCCGGCAACTCCGGTGGGCCGCTGCTGAACAGTGCGGGCGAGGTGATCGGCGTGAACACGCAGATCCTGACCGGCGGCGCCGGCCAGAGCGCGGGCGTGGGCTTTGCCATCCCGGTCAATACGGTCAAGAAACTGCTGCCCCAGTTGCAGGCGGGCAAGGGCGGCGTGGTGCAGCCGCCGCGCATGGGCATCACCTTCACGGACATCAGCGGCCTGAGCCCTGAGCAGCGCAAGGCCGCCGGGCTGCCGGAAAATGGTGCGCTGGTGCAGAGCGTGGTGCCGGGCAGTCCCGCCGCCAACGCCAGCCTGCAGGCAGGCAGCAACGAGAGCATCAAGCTGACCAATCCGGCCACCGGCCAGACCACCACCGTGTCCACCGACGGCGATCTGATCACCGCCATTGACGGCCAGCCCATCACCGACGACAACAGCCTGCAAAGCGCCGTTCTGGGCAAGAGCATGGGCGACAGCGTGAAGCTGACTGTCCGGCGCGGCGGCCAGACCCGCGAGGTCACGGTCAATCTGGGCGACGTGACGTTCCCCACCGCGCAGCAGTAGAGCCAGCAGGGCACCGGAAGTGAAGTGGGGCGGGGGGTTGTGACCTCCGCCCCCTCTTCTGTGTGACCCTGCTGGCCGGGACCGCTCAGCCGAACAGCGGTCCCAGATCGGTCATCTCGCCGGTGGGCGTGGCCGGGCCGAACGAATAGCTGCTGAAAACGGCCATGAACTCGCCCCGGTCCAGCAGGCGCGTC
This window of the Deinococcus radiopugnans ATCC 19172 genome carries:
- a CDS encoding CarD family transcriptional regulator, whose protein sequence is MAFTQGDRVVLPPYGLGVISGTCRRPVGENSYEYYEIQFAHTASRAYVPVAAPQSAGMRAALTENDLPELLAQLQGSTLKLPPQWAARQRLVAEILAGGNPLELAVLTCELRRWNTERGLPDLDRQAFRRAIKLLEQEVSGLENDDAQMVQQFLERAWHETPQH
- a CDS encoding HU family DNA-binding protein; this translates as MAKSTKAATKPAAKATPTRSANSKIAKTQIIDMVADKTSLNKKQAGEAVAAVLTSVVTALQGGKSVGLPGLGTLSVTQTVARTGVRPGTSQKITIPAGKKIRFKVASTLKGTL
- a CDS encoding HesA/MoeB/ThiF family protein; the encoded protein is MTAAKSSVRALKELQAPAQGELSREELRRYSRQLLVPEWLQAGAQERLRHASVLLVGAGGLGGPVALQLAGAGVGRLVIADGDTVGVSNLHRQTLFTAADVGRLKAEIAAARAQALNPFVQVQVASRLDGHDLDRLVPSVTLVVDATDNFETRYAIADACTRAGREWVWGAAGGSSGMVSVFGPHLGLRDLFPTPGDGPSCDETGVLGPVPNLVGSLMAQEALKVLGGVGDPLRGKLWTFEALSGQARLLSLKSVKPVTP
- a CDS encoding glycerol-3-phosphate acyltransferase; translation: MLALLVAVLSYLLGSLVTGVLYSRARGADILGRDLPGGSGTYRQFGRNAAILVTAGDILKGVLAALLARALIPEQTWIATLAVVLGHCYPLFFRFRGGGGIAPLMGALLVVAPLTLLGTLALGLALIPLYRATLQSRLNLNAVPFATAVAVPLGVLLSLRYGGLADLLAGSAAMAVRAAHLLAVPVAQGDKR
- a CDS encoding S1 RNA-binding domain-containing protein, translated to MVYHVSHAFPRRTSLVQLDSGAVAEGRVTRVTDFGAFIQFENGETGLVHISQIAHSFVRNIHDHVREGENIEVKVLGRDERGRLDLSIKELLEEPEEVPRPRAIGRQSPQFEAKLRSFMRDAKERTTTGGPKKPGGGGKRKK
- a CDS encoding S1C family serine protease, translating into MKKNLSILALSGTLALGAFVGYGVNERSAAQNAAPVTAAQTTQGQMVQALATPPQAPLTQSYDGGRARTESEANTVNVVKARQGGLVYVSVTEKADASASPQAQLRKRMQEQMPFGFPFGDGASPFGDGGDGGGTPQPQTGTGSGFFVSSAGDIITNNHVVDGASEITIRVHGDKTEYKAKVIARAPDFDLALIRAEGLPKNLIQPIPLGDSSQLDVGLKAVAMGAPFGLDFSVSEGIISSLERTAPVGMQGIKQSLIQTDAAINPGNSGGPLLNSAGEVIGVNTQILTGGAGQSAGVGFAIPVNTVKKLLPQLQAGKGGVVQPPRMGITFTDISGLSPEQRKAAGLPENGALVQSVVPGSPAANASLQAGSNESIKLTNPATGQTTTVSTDGDLITAIDGQPITDDNSLQSAVLGKSMGDSVKLTVRRGGQTREVTVNLGDVTFPTAQQ